Proteins encoded together in one Lagopus muta isolate bLagMut1 chromosome 3, bLagMut1 primary, whole genome shotgun sequence window:
- the FOXQ1 gene encoding forkhead box protein Q1 yields the protein MKLEVFSQHYEDKLNAGSDQEGSGSLSPAPADSELGSDGDCAANSPGGSTGSSGRPLPPTPAPQPPQPPPPPAPAEGGKGKPYTRRPKPPYSYIALIAMAIRDSAGGRLTLAEINDYLMSRFPFFRGAYTGWRNSVRHNLSLNDCFVKVLRDPARPWGKDNYWMLNPSSEYTFADGVFRRRRKRLSRAAPPPPPPSARPAAAAPQPPPQPPQEAAGAGAASPAATEEEEEEAAVGGGGAAGGGAKFSSSFAIESLLRRPAGPRAAPQPPPPARFVWPPPAAPHLLPAHHYPLLPYAQPSPPAAALYSGGLVQLCAYGLGEPPLLLGGPHGHPQGQPPAERSRAPLFAGAALPGGSPTYIPLRAPRPAAGSSAPFRPYAVETPLA from the coding sequence ATGAAGCTGGAGGTGTTCTCGCAGCACTACGAGGACAAGCTGAACGCCGGCAGCGATCAGGAAGGCAGCGGCTCGCTCTCCCCGGCGCCGGCCGATAGCGAGCTGGGATCGGACGGGGACTGCGCTGCCAACAGCCCGGGCGGCAGCACCGGCAGCTCCGGGCGGCCCCTGCCGCCgaccccagccccgcagccgccgcagccgccgccgccgccggctcCGGCCGAGGGAGGCAAGGGGAAGCCGTACACGCGGCGGCCCAAGCCGCCCTACTCGTACATCGCGCTGATCGCCATGGCCATCCGCGACTCTGCCGGGGGCCGCCTGACCCTGGCCGAGATCAACGACTACCTGATGAGCCGCTTCCCCTTCTTTCGCGGCGCCTATACGGGCTGGCGCAACTCGGTGCGCCACAACCTCTCCCTCAACGACTGCTTCGTCAAAGTGCTGCGCGACCCGGCGCGGCCCTGGGGCAAGGACAACTACTGGATGCTCAACCCCAGCAGCGAGTACACCTTCGCCGACGGCGTCTTCCGCCGCCGCCGCAAGCGCCTgagccgcgccgccccgccgccgccgccgccgtccgCCCGCccagccgccgccgccccgcagccgccgccgcagCCGCCGCAGGAGGCGGCCGGAGCGGGCGCCGCGTCCCCCGCCGCTaccgaggaggaggaggaggaggcggcagtgggcggcggcggggcggcagGCGGCGGCGCCAAGTTCTCCAGCTCTTTCGCCATCGAGAGCCTCCTCCGGCGGCCGGCcgggccccgcgccgccccgcagcccccgccgcccgcccgcttCGTGtggccgcctcccgccgccccgCACCTGCTGCCCGCTCATCACTACCCGCTGCTCCCTTACGCTCAGCCCTCGCCGCCCGCGGCCGCTCTCTACAGCGGGGGCCTGGTGCAGCTGTGCGCCTACGGGCTGGGCGAGCCGCCGCTGCTGCTGGGCGGCCCCCACGGGCATCCCCAGGGGCAGCCGCCGGCGGAGCGCTCGCGGGCGCCGCTCTTCGCCGGGGCCGCGCTGCCCGGGGGATCCCCGACCTACATCCCGCTCCGGGCGCCGCGGCCGGCGGCGGGGAGCTCGGCCCCGTTCCGCCCGTACGCCGTGGAAACCCCCCTGGCGTAA